In Candidatus Rokuibacteriota bacterium, a single window of DNA contains:
- a CDS encoding proteasome accessory factor PafA2 family protein, with product IRPDRGLYFLLVRRGHVERITSDEAIERAKHAPPQTTRARLRGEFIRQANLKGKDYRVDWVYLKLNDPERETILCKDPFQSHDERVEGLTRSF from the coding sequence ATCCGTCCCGACCGGGGGCTCTACTTCCTCCTGGTCCGGCGGGGCCACGTCGAGCGGATCACGTCGGACGAGGCCATCGAGCGGGCCAAGCACGCCCCGCCCCAGACCACCCGCGCGCGGCTCCGTGGCGAGTTCATCCGCCAGGCCAACCTGAAGGGGAAGGACTACCGCGTGGACTGGGTCTACCTGAAGCTCAACGACCCCGAGCGCGAGACCATCCTCTGCAAGGACCCCTTCCAGTCCCACGACGAGCGCGTCGAGGGCCTGACCCGCAGCTTCTAA
- a CDS encoding LLM class flavin-dependent oxidoreductase, with protein MGRLKIGFIPTEGGHFYQEALEEVVSGEELGFDSVWMEEHHGVRDHYWPSPLTVLAAFASRTSRLLLGTDILVFPFYHPVRLAEDGALLDVISGGRFVLGTAIGYKPDEFALYGTPLEKRGARFEEGLRLVRALWTGDTVTFKGEYYAVENARIEPKPLSKPHPPVWIGGWGELALKRAATLAENWIPGPTADLARLFDAKRRFLAHRAAAGLTAPITEWPLTRDVIIADTDRQARELAERHIMVSYRHEYAGGWRHPFIDASIATDLDALMKDRFLIGGPEQVRAGIARFVDAYGMTHLICRLFFPGMPHTHIMRELELLAREVLPAFR; from the coding sequence ATGGGGCGGCTCAAGATCGGCTTCATCCCGACGGAAGGTGGGCACTTCTACCAGGAGGCGCTCGAAGAGGTCGTCAGCGGCGAGGAGCTCGGCTTCGATTCGGTCTGGATGGAGGAGCACCACGGGGTCAGGGACCACTACTGGCCCTCGCCGCTGACCGTGCTGGCCGCCTTCGCGAGCCGCACCTCGCGGCTGCTCCTGGGCACCGACATCCTGGTCTTTCCCTTCTACCACCCGGTCCGGCTCGCCGAGGACGGCGCGCTCCTGGATGTGATCTCGGGAGGCCGCTTCGTTCTCGGGACCGCGATCGGCTACAAGCCTGACGAGTTCGCGCTCTACGGCACCCCGCTCGAGAAGCGCGGCGCGCGCTTCGAGGAGGGGTTGAGGCTCGTCAGAGCCCTGTGGACCGGCGACACCGTGACCTTCAAGGGCGAGTACTACGCGGTGGAGAACGCGCGGATCGAGCCCAAGCCGCTCTCGAAGCCGCATCCGCCGGTCTGGATCGGCGGCTGGGGGGAGCTGGCCCTCAAGCGGGCGGCCACGCTGGCTGAGAACTGGATCCCCGGCCCCACCGCCGACCTCGCCCGCCTGTTCGACGCCAAGCGGCGGTTCCTGGCCCACCGGGCCGCCGCCGGCCTCACCGCGCCGATCACCGAGTGGCCGCTCACCCGCGACGTCATCATCGCGGACACGGACCGGCAGGCGCGCGAGCTGGCCGAGCGCCACATCATGGTCTCCTACCGCCACGAGTACGCGGGGGGTTGGCGCCACCCGTTCATCGACGCCAGCATCGCGACCGACCTGGACGCCCTCATGAAGGACCGGTTCCTGATCGGCGGGCCGGAGCAGGTGCGGGCGGGGATCGCGCGCTTCGTCGACGCCTACGGCATGACCCACCTGATCTGCCGGCTCTTCTTCCCCGGCATGCCGCACACCCACATCATGCGCGAGCTCGAGCTTCTCGCCCGCGAGGTCCTCCCCGCCTTCCGCTAG
- a CDS encoding ABC transporter ATP-binding protein, giving the protein MTYRAASGPVEAIREVSFAVGEGEFVALVGPSGCGKSTLLRIVAGLRAATHGTVTVGGERVSRPLPSVGMVFQAPVLLRWRRLLENVLLPAELAGLRSADYAPRARELLGLTGLADFADKFPRELSGGMQQRASLCRALLLDPPLLLMDEPFGALDAMTRDEMNLELLRVWGEGNEARKTILFVTHSIAEAVFLADRIVVLTPRPGHVARIFDVPLPRPRTVTARAAADFGHLSLAIYETLQGHHPDGQRLL; this is encoded by the coding sequence ATGACCTACCGGGCCGCGAGCGGCCCGGTGGAGGCGATCCGGGAGGTCTCCTTCGCCGTCGGCGAGGGCGAGTTCGTCGCCCTCGTCGGCCCGAGCGGCTGCGGCAAGTCCACCCTGCTCAGGATCGTCGCGGGCCTGAGGGCGGCCACCCATGGAACGGTCACGGTGGGCGGCGAGCGGGTGAGTCGTCCGCTGCCTTCGGTCGGGATGGTCTTCCAGGCCCCGGTGCTCCTCCGCTGGCGCCGGCTGCTGGAGAACGTCCTGCTCCCCGCCGAGCTGGCCGGCCTCCGCTCGGCCGACTACGCGCCGCGCGCCCGGGAGCTTCTCGGGCTCACCGGGCTAGCCGACTTCGCCGACAAATTCCCGCGGGAGCTGTCCGGCGGGATGCAGCAGCGCGCCTCCCTCTGCCGGGCGCTCCTCCTGGACCCGCCTCTGCTCCTGATGGACGAGCCCTTCGGCGCGCTCGACGCGATGACCCGGGACGAAATGAATCTGGAGCTGCTCCGGGTCTGGGGGGAAGGCAACGAGGCGCGGAAGACCATCCTCTTCGTCACCCACTCCATCGCCGAGGCGGTCTTCCTCGCCGATCGGATCGTGGTGCTGACGCCACGACCCGGTCACGTTGCCCGTATCTTCGACGTCCCGCTCCCGCGGCCGCGCACCGTCACGGCGCGCGCCGCTGCCGATTTCGGCCACCTCTCTCTGGCGATCTACGAGACGCTGCAGGGGCATCATCCCGACGGTCAGCGTCTCCTTTAG
- a CDS encoding ABC transporter substrate-binding protein: MRRSALTVLAGLLAFAPSLPASAQTQKVVFALNWFPVGDHAAYWVALEKGYYRERGLEVELQNSKGSGDSIAKVDTGRADIGLADAAVVIPAVGRGAKVKVVGVVFDKTPLNIWVWKGSPIKSPKDLEGKTLAAPPGDAQRQLFPAFAKINGIDPAKVKWVSIEPAAKIVTLAEKRADAVADYTTGLPFYEKAMGKGAAVMMPWADYGFDMYSMSIIASEKTMKGRPKLLRDFLEASYRGWRDVMENPKTALEIFKKRVPEIDLSIIEPNMLMGLQLMKTERYARNGIGWIDKAKMCQSVELINANMEIPRKVGCEEVFSTDFLPRIELPKTMRPS; this comes from the coding sequence ATGAGACGAAGCGCACTGACCGTCCTCGCAGGGCTCCTGGCGTTCGCGCCGTCGCTCCCCGCGTCAGCGCAGACCCAGAAGGTCGTCTTCGCTCTCAACTGGTTCCCGGTCGGGGACCACGCGGCCTACTGGGTCGCGCTGGAGAAGGGGTACTACAGGGAGAGGGGGCTGGAGGTGGAGCTGCAGAACTCGAAGGGGTCCGGCGACTCCATCGCCAAGGTGGACACCGGCCGGGCCGACATCGGGCTCGCCGATGCGGCGGTAGTCATTCCCGCCGTGGGCCGCGGCGCCAAGGTCAAGGTGGTGGGCGTGGTCTTCGACAAGACACCGCTCAACATCTGGGTCTGGAAGGGCAGCCCGATCAAGTCGCCGAAGGACCTGGAGGGGAAGACCCTGGCGGCGCCGCCCGGCGACGCCCAGCGGCAGCTCTTCCCCGCCTTCGCGAAGATCAACGGGATCGACCCCGCGAAGGTCAAGTGGGTGAGCATCGAGCCCGCGGCCAAGATCGTGACGCTCGCCGAGAAGCGGGCGGACGCGGTCGCCGACTACACCACCGGGCTTCCCTTCTACGAGAAGGCCATGGGGAAGGGGGCCGCGGTGATGATGCCGTGGGCAGACTATGGGTTCGACATGTACAGCATGTCGATCATCGCCAGCGAGAAGACGATGAAGGGAAGGCCGAAGCTGCTCCGGGACTTCCTGGAGGCGAGCTACCGGGGATGGCGCGACGTGATGGAGAACCCGAAGACCGCCCTCGAGATCTTCAAGAAGCGGGTTCCCGAGATCGACCTCTCCATCATCGAGCCCAACATGCTCATGGGGCTCCAGCTCATGAAGACCGAGCGCTACGCGCGGAACGGGATCGGCTGGATCGACAAGGCCAAGATGTGTCAGTCGGTGGAGCTGATCAACGCCAACATGGAGATCCCGCGCAAGGTGGGGTGCGAGGAGGTCTTCTCGACGGACTTTCTGCCGCGGATCGAGCTTCCGAAGACGATGCGACCCAGCTAG
- a CDS encoding ABC transporter permease — protein sequence MPSTNWVGRNLPALILFVALLVLWQLGVSVFQLREYLLPSPLAVLRALASADIPWRVHLWVTTLEILGGFLLAGAVGVLLGVAIAWSSVLAKALVPFLVFVNTLPKVAVAPLFLLWLGYGIIPNILIAALIGFFPVVINTAVGLTQVDEEMLDLGRVFGAPKWKVFLKIRIPNALPYILSALKITATAAVVGAIVGEFVASQAGLGNVIITTQTNLNTPVAFAALVWISVVGLLVYGAVELVGRWLAPWAETSGS from the coding sequence ATGCCATCTACCAACTGGGTCGGCCGGAACCTCCCGGCGCTCATCCTCTTCGTCGCCCTTCTCGTCCTGTGGCAGCTCGGGGTCTCGGTCTTCCAGCTCCGGGAGTACCTGCTTCCGAGCCCGCTCGCGGTCCTGCGCGCGCTCGCGAGCGCGGACATTCCCTGGCGGGTGCACCTCTGGGTGACCACGCTGGAGATCCTGGGCGGATTCCTGCTGGCCGGGGCGGTCGGCGTCCTGCTGGGCGTCGCGATCGCCTGGTCGAGCGTGCTCGCCAAGGCGCTGGTGCCGTTCCTGGTCTTCGTCAACACGCTCCCCAAGGTGGCGGTGGCGCCGCTCTTCCTGCTCTGGCTCGGCTACGGGATCATCCCGAATATCCTGATCGCGGCGCTGATCGGCTTCTTCCCCGTGGTCATCAACACCGCCGTCGGTCTCACGCAGGTGGATGAGGAGATGCTCGACCTGGGGCGTGTGTTCGGCGCCCCGAAGTGGAAGGTCTTCCTCAAGATCCGGATTCCCAACGCGCTGCCCTACATCCTGAGCGCGCTGAAAATCACCGCCACCGCCGCGGTGGTCGGCGCCATCGTGGGAGAGTTCGTGGCCTCCCAGGCAGGGCTGGGCAACGTGATCATCACCACCCAGACGAACCTCAACACCCCGGTGGCCTTCGCGGCGCTGGTCTGGATCTCGGTGGTGGGGCTCCTCGTGTACGGGGCCGTGGAGCTGGTGGGACGCTGGCTGGCCCCCTGGGCCGAAACGTCCGGTTCGTAA
- a CDS encoding penicillin-binding protein 1A, producing MRDQAARRPLQGWLRRLALVAWITILLGLLKVTASVLWALSVPALSELEAIGPAEGTKLYDQNDQFLVDLQAERGVYVPLSRIPQALKAAIIAVEDSRFYSHFGVDPTGIARAVYQNFRHGGFVEGGSTITQQLAKVLFLTRDKSLDRKLKEGVLALRLEQRYSKDQILEMYLNQVYFGHGVYGVEAAARTYFGKSVTDLSLPQAALLAGLPRAPALYSPFNHPDAARRRRAHVLNRMREGGALKPIEVKRALATDLGLLPPERRGTTGQYFIQYVRGLLAEKYGEDMVFKGGLHVYTALSPHMQALGEQSLREGLEALRSRRGPAPAKRRGQPGSEHPEGALVTIEPATGHIKAMVGGSDFFRSEFNRAVQAKRQPGSAFKPFVYLAALEAGLTPATRIEDSPVIYPVGRNGKPWVPDNYDRMFRGPITLQQGIEESVNIVTVKLQERIGLRRTVEVARRLGIQSPLHEDLSLALGTSDVSLLELTAAYGILANQGVWVPPTPIRYITDARGKLLEENLPQGTAAISPQLAYLITHMLTGVVERGTGIGARALGRPLAAKTGTTNDFSNAWFIGYTPSLVTGVWVGYDRPRSLGKDETGSRVAVPIWVSYMSKVLAAMPREEFPVPEGVMLVPVDLDPAGTCARPVPMAFLRGTEPDSSCGDLFGPLRRLFRFLFSPESRR from the coding sequence GTGCGAGACCAGGCCGCTCGGCGACCCCTTCAGGGCTGGCTGCGCCGGCTCGCGCTCGTGGCCTGGATTACGATCCTCCTCGGCCTGCTGAAGGTGACCGCATCGGTCCTCTGGGCCTTGTCGGTACCGGCGCTGAGCGAGCTGGAGGCGATCGGGCCGGCCGAGGGGACCAAGCTCTACGACCAGAACGACCAGTTCCTCGTCGATCTTCAGGCGGAGCGGGGGGTCTACGTTCCGCTGTCGCGAATCCCCCAGGCCCTCAAAGCCGCGATCATTGCCGTGGAGGATTCGCGCTTTTACTCCCATTTCGGGGTGGATCCCACGGGGATCGCCCGCGCCGTGTACCAGAACTTCCGCCACGGGGGTTTCGTCGAGGGCGGAAGCACGATCACCCAGCAGTTGGCCAAGGTGCTCTTCCTCACCCGTGACAAGAGCCTGGACCGGAAGCTCAAGGAAGGCGTGCTGGCTCTGAGACTGGAGCAGCGCTATTCCAAGGACCAGATCTTGGAAATGTACCTCAACCAAGTGTATTTCGGCCATGGCGTCTACGGCGTCGAAGCCGCGGCCCGGACCTATTTCGGCAAGTCCGTAACCGACCTCTCCCTCCCCCAGGCGGCGCTCCTGGCAGGGCTGCCGCGCGCTCCTGCCCTTTACTCCCCGTTCAACCACCCTGACGCCGCCCGGAGGCGGCGGGCCCATGTGCTGAACCGCATGCGGGAGGGTGGCGCCCTGAAGCCGATCGAGGTTAAACGGGCCCTCGCAACCGACCTCGGCCTGCTCCCCCCCGAGCGGCGCGGCACGACGGGGCAGTACTTCATCCAGTACGTCCGGGGATTGCTTGCGGAAAAGTACGGGGAGGACATGGTGTTCAAGGGGGGCCTCCACGTCTACACCGCCCTGTCCCCCCACATGCAGGCCCTGGGCGAGCAATCCCTGCGCGAAGGGCTCGAAGCGCTGAGGTCGCGGCGCGGACCCGCCCCGGCGAAGCGACGAGGGCAGCCGGGCTCGGAGCATCCCGAGGGGGCTCTCGTCACGATCGAGCCGGCAACCGGTCACATCAAGGCGATGGTGGGCGGCTCTGACTTCTTCCGCAGCGAGTTCAATCGGGCGGTGCAGGCCAAGCGCCAGCCCGGCTCGGCCTTCAAGCCCTTCGTCTATCTCGCCGCCCTGGAGGCCGGGCTCACGCCGGCAACGCGGATCGAGGACAGCCCGGTGATCTACCCGGTGGGGCGAAACGGGAAGCCGTGGGTGCCGGACAACTACGACCGAATGTTTCGCGGCCCCATCACCCTGCAACAGGGAATCGAGGAGTCGGTGAACATCGTCACGGTCAAGCTCCAGGAGCGGATCGGCCTCCGGCGGACCGTGGAGGTGGCGCGCCGGCTCGGGATCCAGAGCCCGCTCCACGAGGACCTCTCCCTCGCCCTCGGGACCTCTGACGTCTCCCTGCTCGAGCTGACCGCGGCCTACGGGATCCTGGCCAACCAGGGCGTCTGGGTTCCGCCCACCCCGATCCGCTACATCACCGATGCCCGGGGCAAGCTCCTGGAGGAGAACCTCCCGCAAGGCACGGCGGCCATCTCTCCGCAGCTTGCCTACCTCATCACCCACATGCTCACGGGCGTCGTGGAGCGCGGCACCGGGATCGGCGCCAGAGCTCTCGGACGCCCCCTCGCGGCCAAGACCGGCACCACCAACGATTTCTCCAACGCGTGGTTCATCGGCTACACGCCGAGCCTGGTCACGGGAGTGTGGGTCGGGTACGACCGGCCCCGGAGCCTCGGCAAGGACGAGACCGGCTCGCGGGTCGCAGTGCCGATCTGGGTGAGCTACATGAGCAAGGTCCTGGCCGCCATGCCCCGGGAGGAGTTCCCGGTGCCCGAGGGAGTGATGCTCGTCCCCGTGGACCTGGACCCGGCGGGGACCTGCGCCCGCCCGGTGCCGATGGCCTTCCTCCGGGGCACGGAGCCCGACTCGAGTTGCGGGGACCTGTTCGGTCCCCTCCGTCGGCTCTTCCGTTTTCTGTTCTCCCCGGAAAGCCGGAGATAA
- a CDS encoding mandelate racemase, whose protein sequence is MAGVASAPRVRVSEIRLYEREVRLRMPFRYGVVTLTRAPQVFVRMRLSLENARGGWGMAAELLAPKWFDKNMALTDEENFEQLRTSLRLACTVYRQDQRPRTAWRLFAENYQAQVALCAERGLNPLIAGFGPALLDRAVLDALCRLHGVSFYEAVRANLPGIRPADLVPELAGFGVDGFLAELRPGDSIHARHTVGLVDPITSADRAETARVGDGLPETLEEVIAVYGHAYFKLKVSGAVGTGVARLSEIAAVLDRSLQPYYVTLDGNEQYTDAEGVRELWERIAETPGLRRLVRSILFVEQPIHRERALDEDVSRLSARRPVIIDESDADLDAFPRARACSYRGVSSKACKGVYRSLINAARCALWNRAEGRPVYFMSAEDLTTQAGVSVQQDLALASLIGVEHVERNGHHYVNGMAGLPESEQKAFLAAHPDLYRDDGGVVRLAIEKGRLAIGSLACAGFAAGAEPEWAAMRELPAA, encoded by the coding sequence ATGGCGGGCGTAGCCTCCGCGCCGCGTGTCCGCGTCAGCGAGATCCGCCTCTACGAGCGCGAGGTCAGGCTGCGAATGCCGTTTCGGTACGGCGTGGTCACCCTGACCCGGGCGCCCCAGGTGTTCGTGCGCATGCGCCTTTCGCTCGAGAACGCGCGTGGGGGGTGGGGCATGGCGGCAGAGCTGCTCGCCCCAAAGTGGTTCGACAAGAACATGGCGCTCACCGATGAGGAAAACTTCGAGCAGCTCAGGACCTCGCTGCGCCTGGCGTGCACTGTCTATAGGCAAGACCAGCGACCACGCACCGCGTGGAGGTTGTTCGCCGAGAATTACCAGGCCCAGGTGGCGCTCTGTGCGGAGCGGGGTCTCAACCCCCTGATCGCGGGCTTCGGCCCCGCGCTCCTGGATCGGGCGGTGCTGGATGCCCTGTGCCGGCTTCATGGCGTCTCGTTCTATGAGGCTGTGAGGGCCAACCTACCCGGGATCAGGCCGGCGGACCTGGTGCCCGAGCTCGCCGGGTTCGGCGTGGACGGGTTTCTCGCCGAGCTGCGTCCGGGAGACAGCATCCATGCTCGGCACACGGTCGGCCTGGTTGATCCGATCACGTCGGCCGACCGGGCTGAGACGGCCAGGGTCGGCGACGGGCTCCCCGAGACCCTCGAGGAAGTGATCGCGGTGTATGGTCACGCCTATTTCAAGTTGAAGGTGAGCGGGGCGGTGGGGACGGGCGTGGCCCGGCTGAGCGAGATCGCGGCCGTCCTGGATCGCAGCCTGCAGCCGTATTACGTGACCCTCGATGGAAACGAGCAGTACACCGACGCGGAGGGCGTGCGGGAGCTATGGGAGAGGATTGCGGAGACGCCGGGCCTCCGGCGGCTTGTGCGTTCGATCCTGTTCGTCGAGCAGCCGATTCACCGCGAGCGGGCCCTCGATGAGGACGTCAGCCGCCTGAGCGCCAGGCGTCCCGTCATCATCGACGAGTCCGACGCCGACCTCGACGCCTTTCCACGGGCCCGCGCGTGCAGCTATCGCGGGGTGTCGAGCAAGGCGTGCAAGGGCGTGTACCGGTCGCTCATCAACGCCGCGCGGTGCGCGCTCTGGAACCGGGCGGAGGGGAGGCCGGTCTACTTCATGTCAGCCGAAGACCTCACGACCCAGGCCGGGGTCAGCGTCCAGCAGGACCTGGCGCTGGCCTCGCTGATCGGCGTCGAGCACGTGGAGCGTAACGGCCACCACTATGTGAACGGCATGGCCGGGTTGCCGGAGAGCGAGCAGAAGGCGTTTCTGGCAGCGCATCCCGACCTCTACCGCGACGACGGCGGCGTGGTGCGGCTTGCCATCGAGAAGGGACGGCTGGCCATAGGCTCCCTGGCCTGCGCGGGTTTCGCCGCGGGAGCGGAGCCCGAGTGGGCCGCCATGCGCGAGTTACCCGCCGCCTAG
- a CDS encoding dihydrodipicolinate synthase family protein — translation MTAALELRGIIPATVLPMTADGEIDEPELRKYIRWLAGQGIKAVAVNVDTGEGPHLWHEEKLGVLRIYKEELAGTGIPVVAGLGASFTAQALRYGRDYREAGADTLLVFPITAYLGRPLPWEIPYGYHRAIAETVGLPLILFTLQPALGGTDFTDETLARLVEIPGVVALKEALFDAKRFREIVNVVRGASRPITILTGNDNFIWESYLLGAEGALLGACAVCTRTHVRVHEAAIRGDWKTARELGDRIQKVVDALFAPPVRDYRARAKEVLVMQGIIRHAYMRPPLLPVGPEDRQALKKALEEAGEL, via the coding sequence ATGACCGCTGCACTGGAGCTCAGGGGAATCATCCCGGCGACGGTGCTGCCGATGACGGCGGACGGCGAGATCGACGAGCCCGAGCTGCGGAAGTACATCCGCTGGCTCGCGGGGCAGGGAATCAAGGCCGTGGCGGTGAACGTGGATACCGGGGAGGGCCCGCACCTCTGGCACGAGGAGAAGCTGGGGGTGCTCCGGATCTACAAGGAGGAGCTGGCGGGGACCGGGATCCCGGTGGTGGCTGGCCTCGGCGCCTCCTTCACGGCCCAGGCCCTCCGGTACGGGCGCGATTACCGTGAGGCCGGGGCGGACACGTTGCTGGTGTTTCCGATCACGGCGTACCTGGGCCGGCCGCTGCCGTGGGAGATCCCCTACGGCTACCACAGGGCGATCGCCGAGACCGTGGGGCTGCCGCTGATCCTGTTCACGCTCCAGCCGGCGCTCGGCGGCACGGACTTCACCGACGAGACGCTGGCGCGACTGGTCGAGATCCCGGGCGTGGTCGCGCTCAAGGAGGCGCTGTTCGACGCCAAGCGCTTCCGGGAGATCGTCAACGTCGTCCGCGGCGCGTCCCGGCCGATCACGATCCTGACCGGGAACGACAACTTCATCTGGGAGTCGTATCTCCTGGGTGCCGAGGGGGCGCTGCTGGGAGCCTGTGCCGTCTGCACTCGGACGCACGTGCGCGTGCACGAGGCAGCCATCCGCGGGGACTGGAAGACCGCCCGCGAGCTGGGTGATCGGATCCAGAAGGTGGTGGATGCGCTCTTTGCGCCGCCGGTGCGCGACTACCGCGCCCGGGCTAAGGAAGTGCTCGTGATGCAGGGCATCATCCGGCACGCCTACATGCGGCCCCCGCTGCTGCCGGTGGGGCCGGAGGACCGCCAGGCTCTGAAGAAGGCGCTGGAGGAGGCCGGCGAGCTGTAA
- a CDS encoding cupin domain-containing protein: MPAPAMRGFLNLDKVPEEKVTPLITRKIVTGEKEMVVFWKIKAGGHAAAHSHPNEQIFWMLSGKMEFRLANDKRTCGPGDIGVVPAGVEHEAWFPEDTEVIDIFTPPREDFYTGQDTYLRRG, encoded by the coding sequence ATGCCTGCCCCCGCGATGCGAGGCTTTTTGAATCTCGACAAGGTGCCGGAGGAGAAGGTCACCCCGCTCATCACCCGAAAGATCGTCACCGGCGAGAAGGAGATGGTGGTCTTCTGGAAGATCAAGGCCGGCGGCCATGCCGCCGCCCACAGCCACCCCAACGAGCAGATCTTCTGGATGCTGTCCGGGAAGATGGAGTTCCGGCTCGCCAACGACAAGCGGACGTGCGGTCCGGGCGATATCGGCGTCGTCCCGGCCGGCGTGGAGCACGAGGCGTGGTTCCCCGAGGATACGGAGGTGATCGACATCTTCACCCCGCCACGCGAGGACTTCTACACCGGCCAGGACACGTACCTGAGGAGAGGGTAG
- a CDS encoding cyclase family protein, translated as MQSGWLDQFFTGTQKPDQGGSSGEASGVSRREFIQGGFVTGVAAGMAAGGVLAAHEQAHAQAAAVNPFGKDWWPSPWGPNDEAGASNRITPAKVLQASRLIRTGRIFQLGRIYEAGIPLFGARHISITIPGGPTGGPFGVTKLMYNDEMFSGEIGQVGTQFDGLGHISTIIGGEPVYYNGFKQSEVGAAYGLKKLGVHNVKPFFTRGVLIDVLALKGGDRLPIGYVITPADVQAALKRQGTREPGEGDVVLWRTGHGKLWMKDNAEFNKGAPGIGVTVAKWLIERKVCITCADTWAGEAVPGEDKDRPFECHQWLINMNGIYIQENLDLEELAANRVYEFAYVFSPLRLKGATGSPGNPIAVA; from the coding sequence ATGCAATCCGGATGGCTCGACCAGTTTTTCACGGGCACACAGAAACCAGATCAGGGAGGCTCCTCCGGGGAGGCGAGCGGGGTCTCGCGCCGCGAGTTCATCCAGGGCGGGTTCGTCACCGGCGTGGCTGCCGGGATGGCCGCGGGCGGCGTCCTGGCCGCCCACGAGCAGGCGCACGCGCAGGCGGCGGCGGTCAACCCGTTCGGGAAGGACTGGTGGCCCTCGCCCTGGGGGCCGAACGACGAGGCCGGCGCCTCCAATCGCATCACGCCCGCCAAGGTCCTTCAGGCCTCGCGTCTCATCAGGACCGGCCGGATCTTTCAGCTCGGACGGATCTACGAAGCCGGGATCCCGCTGTTCGGCGCGCGCCACATCAGCATTACGATCCCGGGCGGACCCACCGGCGGGCCCTTCGGGGTAACCAAGCTCATGTACAACGACGAGATGTTCAGCGGCGAGATCGGCCAGGTCGGCACCCAGTTCGACGGCCTGGGGCACATCTCCACGATCATCGGCGGCGAGCCCGTGTACTATAACGGCTTCAAGCAGTCAGAGGTGGGGGCAGCTTACGGGCTCAAGAAGCTCGGCGTCCACAATGTAAAGCCGTTCTTCACCCGCGGGGTCCTGATCGACGTCCTCGCCCTCAAGGGCGGCGACCGGCTCCCCATCGGCTACGTGATCACCCCGGCCGATGTCCAGGCCGCGCTGAAGCGCCAGGGGACGCGTGAGCCCGGTGAGGGCGACGTGGTGCTCTGGCGCACCGGTCACGGGAAGCTCTGGATGAAGGACAATGCCGAGTTCAACAAGGGGGCACCCGGCATTGGCGTCACCGTGGCGAAGTGGCTCATCGAGCGAAAGGTCTGCATCACCTGTGCCGACACGTGGGCCGGGGAGGCGGTCCCGGGCGAGGACAAGGACCGGCCCTTCGAGTGCCACCAGTGGCTCATCAACATGAACGGAATCTACATCCAGGAGAACCTGGACCTCGAGGAGCTGGCGGCCAACCGCGTCTACGAGTTCGCCTACGTCTTCTCCCCGCTCCGGCTCAAGGGAGCGACCGGCTCGCCGGGCAACCCGATCGCGGTCGCTTGA